A region of Ferruginibacter albus DNA encodes the following proteins:
- a CDS encoding PKD domain-containing protein, translated as MTLTGNHKKTLLKFTFSILLAFCYTFSFAQLAANFSASPVSGCAPLTVTFQDLSSGSPTGWQWDLGNGTISTQQSPTTTYFNAGNYTITLTISDINGNDSIKKNQYITVYDKPTANFSISSTTGCFPLRAGFTDLSSSGSGTITNWDWDFGDGNSDTLQNAYHKYASTGNYAVALKVTNSNGCSNILIKPALVKVTNGVKPGFINSTPVHCKAPETISFTNTSTGPGTLTYQWNFGDGNTSTVQNPSNSYLTSDTFSVQLIVKSSSGCTDTLLKTDSLIIRNYQTKLSGPDSVCINTAANFNNISQPLPTTSFWNFGDGDTSSSFNPSKTWITAGVFTIKLKNDYGVCTDSISKPIKVTSSPVVKFSVADTIGCVAPFSTQFVDSSSGAVSWFWDFGDGKTSTQKNPLHTFDSLKSYTVSLTVTNAAGCTTTLKKTNYIKLSRLSPAIFFSNPQGCLSTYAVALSAGLSYPKPVNYLWDFGDGTTSTLTPVSKKYLATGTYTVKLYVTTADGCSDSAVKSNLIKIGTPVAVNFSAAPLVQCVGKNVQFTDSTIGADSWIWDFGDGTTSTLKNPIHAYQLNGTFTVKLTAGNNGCQTLVTKTNYIQVLPPVAKFTPVVDCSNKTSVSFTDNSIQPQTWNWKFGDSDSITTQNAIHNYAALGSYNVVLTVTNGGCVNSKTIAIKLVNEHADFSKAKDSVCKNTAATFSVINSTAANITNYTFDFGDGTIVSTAARTLSHTYVTPGTYSVKLTITDINSCKDSITKVNYITIVGPTAKFTAMPMAGCKGVKINFTDNSLTDGNHLINKWQWNYGDGIIDSISTPPFNHIYNTTGSFPVNLKIKDSNGCTDSISSATPIIVTMPKAAFTSKDTLSCIGNIITLTNTSTGVTPTYAWTFGDGNSATQPAPTLSYAADGNYSVKLIVTDVNGCKDSLSRSNFIKIKTSKAAFTVSDSVSSCSPFQVNFTNTSLNSTLQNWDFGDGTTSTSSSPVHYYSTPGVYTVTLYAKGQGTCIDSIKRTIRLYPSTAVLKYSPLQSCSQISVNLHATTAGPVSYFWDFGDGNTLQSNDSIINKPYSFAGSYVPKVILTDPTGCQIPLIGTDTIKITKSNVNFGVSDSLVCFGQPITFTDSTIGNVPIKSYKWTFGDGATSSQQKPVHSYSSAGNYSISLVVTTTDNCNDTLLKSNFIHVYGPTAKFTVSSLKGCQQNSIINFTDNSTTDSIHAIVNWHWDYGDGIIKDLSSLPFTHIYDTSGSFVPKLKITDSYGCSDSFMLNVPIIVTNPKAAFVASDTLVCSSSTVIFNNNSTGSSLTYAWSLGDGNISIQKNPSISYADGVYTVKLVVTDNNGCTDSLQKNNYITVQTAKALFILDDSVTSCPPLNVHFTNNSINDTAVIWSFGDGATSTTNNPVHTFSTPGKYIITLIAKGPGGCADSAKSTVEIFSPLVSVTYSPLISCSGLTATFHASSSGPMDSYSWNFGDGDTAISISPDTTHDYITPGNYLPKLIANDPSGCKIAANNTDSIHIIKSFVAFKAIDSSVCFGNAITFADNTSSTGIIASYHWDFGDGDTSSLPNPVHAYAATGAYTINLKVTTTNGCIDSLVKNNYIHVYGPKAKFGVSANAGCQPLSVNFLDSSGTDGINTITNWQWNYGDSIIENLIIPPFTHIYNFGSFIPSLKVTDAFGCSDSITLANQIFVTNPKAVFYASDSLICSSTSITFNNISTGNNLTYAWSLGSGASSAQSPTTTYPTDGIYSVKLVVTDINGCKDSLQKDNYITVRTVKAAFTLNDSLTSCAPLNVQFTNSSVNDTGFVWHFGDGSTSTVQNPSHSFTDSGTFVVTLVAQGPGGCVDSAKHTVKVFSPKVSLAYSPLNSCSGLNATFHITSTGPIVSYTWDFGDGDTATTTTIDTTHNYSTPGNYLPKVFANDISGCKIPAIGTDSIHITKSNVSFFTSDSAACLASAVHFSDATTSTGNIISYHWDFGDGTASVQQNPIHTYASTGTYSIKLTVTTIEGCIDSLSKTNYVHVYGPKAKFGVSATKGCQPLSINFLDSSTTDGINSITNWQWNYGDGTIENLTTLPFAHVYNFGSFTPSLKVTDTFGCSDSITLNNQIFITNPKAGFYASDSLACSSTQVTFNNVSSGNNLTYAWSLGSGTSSAQNPTTTYPADGTYSVKLVITDINGCKDSLQKDNYINVQTAKASFTLDDSATSCPPLNVQFTNTSINANSIQWNFGDGATSTNANPTHSYSTSGTYIVTLITNGAGGCIDSSKHTVQIFSPNISLSYSPLNSCSTLNATFHATSTGPITSYTWNFGDGDTAASVNPDITHLYSTPGVYLPKITAHDISGCSIPVTGSDSIHITKSNVNFTANDTVVCSGEAIGFTNAVTSTSSIASYQWNFGDGTISSQPNPTHKYISAGIYSVKLVVTTINGCADSITKNNYIKVNTVPDISITKPVSGCVQVPVTFNGVWNNADTSTIHWSWTFGNGNTSALQNPVTQLYNTAGNFPVLLIAQSLSGCADTSSTSISINGSPVVDAGSNVNICSGAQAQLNAIGAISYTWSPATNLSCTNCANPVATPANDITYYVKGVAANGCENTDSVSIKINGRFTLTVTPKTDSLCFGQSTQLTASGGGKYIWSPAYKLSNPGINNPVATPDSSITYKVVATDNNNCYKDSATVKISVFAYPVVNAGPDKRVFLGEPVTLSPFYSTDINSWTWTPSTDLSCSSCPNPTASVQKSTTYTVKVMNAAGCTAQDEIKIILPCEGSIFIPNTFSPNGDKVNDVFYPRGTDVYMIQSLRVFDRWGELVFQRTNFAPNVESLGWDGRINGTTASSDVYTYIIEIICNNNNISTFKGNVSLIR; from the coding sequence ATGACGCTAACTGGAAACCATAAGAAAACCTTGTTGAAATTCACTTTTTCAATACTGCTTGCTTTTTGCTATACGTTTAGCTTTGCACAGCTCGCCGCTAATTTTTCTGCGTCGCCTGTTAGTGGTTGTGCACCCTTAACTGTTACTTTTCAAGATCTATCTTCAGGTAGTCCTACTGGTTGGCAATGGGATCTAGGCAATGGAACTATCTCTACACAACAGTCTCCCACTACCACTTATTTTAATGCAGGTAACTATACCATAACTTTGACTATCAGTGATATAAACGGAAATGATTCCATTAAAAAAAATCAATACATTACTGTTTATGATAAACCGACAGCAAACTTTTCCATCTCATCTACTACCGGGTGCTTTCCTTTGAGAGCTGGTTTTACAGACCTGTCATCCAGTGGCTCGGGAACAATTACTAATTGGGATTGGGATTTTGGAGATGGCAATAGCGATACATTACAAAATGCTTATCATAAATATGCCAGTACAGGGAATTATGCAGTTGCATTAAAAGTCACAAACAGCAATGGCTGTTCAAATATTTTGATAAAACCGGCTTTAGTAAAAGTAACCAATGGAGTTAAACCGGGTTTTATTAATTCTACACCTGTACATTGTAAAGCACCCGAAACGATAAGCTTTACAAACACCAGTACCGGTCCCGGTACATTAACCTATCAATGGAATTTTGGTGATGGCAATACTTCAACAGTTCAAAATCCTTCTAATAGCTATTTAACTTCGGATACTTTTTCTGTTCAACTGATCGTGAAAAGCAGCTCCGGCTGTACAGACACTTTACTAAAGACAGACAGCCTGATCATCAGAAATTATCAAACCAAGCTTTCAGGACCCGATAGTGTATGTATTAATACTGCTGCTAATTTTAATAATATTTCGCAGCCTTTACCTACAACCTCTTTTTGGAATTTTGGCGACGGCGATACTTCCAGCAGTTTTAACCCATCTAAAACATGGATCACAGCAGGCGTATTCACTATAAAACTAAAGAATGATTATGGTGTTTGTACTGATTCTATTTCCAAACCTATAAAAGTAACGTCCTCCCCTGTAGTAAAATTTTCAGTTGCGGATACTATTGGCTGCGTTGCTCCTTTTTCGACGCAATTTGTGGATTCTTCTTCTGGAGCTGTTTCATGGTTCTGGGATTTTGGTGATGGAAAAACATCCACTCAAAAAAATCCTTTACATACTTTCGACTCTTTAAAGTCGTATACTGTTTCGCTTACCGTTACAAATGCAGCTGGCTGTACTACTACCTTAAAGAAAACAAACTATATTAAACTGAGTAGATTATCTCCTGCTATCTTTTTTTCTAATCCCCAGGGATGCTTATCAACTTATGCAGTAGCTTTATCAGCAGGCTTAAGTTATCCTAAACCGGTTAATTATTTATGGGATTTTGGTGACGGTACGACATCAACTCTTACTCCTGTTTCTAAAAAATATTTAGCAACCGGAACTTATACTGTAAAATTATATGTTACTACTGCTGATGGTTGCAGTGATTCTGCAGTAAAGTCGAACCTAATAAAAATAGGTACACCAGTTGCTGTTAATTTTTCCGCAGCTCCATTAGTTCAATGCGTTGGAAAAAATGTCCAATTCACCGATTCAACTATTGGTGCCGATTCATGGATCTGGGATTTTGGAGATGGCACCACTTCTACCCTTAAAAACCCCATACATGCATATCAGCTCAATGGAACTTTTACAGTGAAGCTTACAGCAGGAAATAACGGTTGCCAAACACTTGTAACAAAAACTAATTATATACAGGTATTACCACCCGTTGCAAAATTTACTCCTGTTGTTGATTGTTCTAATAAAACATCTGTATCATTTACGGATAATTCTATACAACCTCAAACTTGGAATTGGAAATTTGGTGATAGCGATTCAATTACTACACAAAATGCGATTCATAATTATGCGGCATTAGGAAGTTACAATGTTGTACTTACAGTAACCAATGGAGGATGTGTAAACAGTAAAACAATAGCGATTAAATTAGTTAATGAGCATGCTGATTTTTCAAAAGCAAAAGATTCAGTATGTAAAAATACAGCAGCTACCTTTTCAGTAATTAATAGTACTGCAGCTAATATCACCAATTATACTTTTGATTTTGGTGACGGCACTATTGTAAGTACCGCAGCTCGTACCCTATCGCATACATATGTTACTCCGGGCACCTATTCAGTAAAACTAACTATTACTGATATTAACAGTTGTAAAGACAGTATCACTAAGGTCAATTATATTACTATTGTAGGACCAACAGCAAAATTTACCGCGATGCCAATGGCAGGATGCAAAGGAGTAAAAATTAATTTCACAGATAACTCCCTAACGGATGGCAATCACCTCATAAATAAATGGCAATGGAATTATGGTGATGGAATTATTGACAGCATTTCAACTCCCCCTTTCAATCATATTTATAATACCACGGGAAGCTTCCCCGTGAATTTAAAAATAAAAGATTCTAATGGATGTACTGACTCTATTTCATCCGCTACCCCGATAATTGTAACAATGCCTAAGGCAGCCTTTACTTCAAAAGATACTTTATCCTGCATCGGCAATATTATTACGCTTACTAATACTTCTACAGGCGTTACGCCAACTTATGCATGGACCTTTGGAGACGGCAATAGCGCTACACAGCCCGCTCCCACTTTATCCTATGCTGCCGATGGAAATTACAGCGTTAAATTAATTGTTACGGATGTAAATGGCTGTAAGGATTCTCTTAGCAGAAGCAATTTTATAAAAATAAAGACATCAAAAGCTGCTTTTACGGTAAGTGATTCTGTAAGCTCCTGCTCTCCTTTCCAGGTAAATTTTACCAACACTTCTTTAAACAGTACTTTACAAAATTGGGATTTTGGAGACGGAACCACTTCCACTTCTTCAAGCCCCGTACATTATTATTCAACGCCCGGCGTATACACTGTTACATTGTATGCCAAAGGACAAGGAACTTGTATTGACAGCATTAAGCGAACCATTCGTTTGTACCCTTCAACGGCTGTTTTAAAATATTCTCCTTTGCAATCCTGCTCTCAGATAAGTGTAAACTTGCATGCCACTACAGCAGGACCCGTAAGCTATTTTTGGGATTTTGGAGATGGCAATACTTTACAAAGCAATGATTCCATCATTAATAAACCTTATTCATTTGCAGGAAGCTACGTACCTAAAGTAATTTTAACCGATCCAACCGGCTGCCAGATTCCATTGATAGGCACCGATACCATCAAAATAACCAAAAGCAACGTCAATTTTGGTGTAAGCGATTCTTTGGTGTGCTTCGGGCAACCTATAACATTTACAGATTCCACCATCGGCAATGTTCCTATAAAATCTTACAAATGGACTTTTGGAGACGGTGCAACTTCTTCGCAACAAAAGCCTGTTCATTCTTATTCATCAGCAGGCAATTATAGCATAAGCTTAGTAGTAACTACTACAGATAACTGTAATGACACTTTGCTTAAAAGCAATTTTATCCATGTATATGGACCAACGGCCAAATTCACTGTCTCATCTTTAAAAGGTTGTCAGCAAAACAGCATAATCAACTTTACAGATAATTCAACAACCGACAGCATACACGCAATTGTAAACTGGCATTGGGATTATGGAGATGGCATTATAAAAGATTTATCGTCGCTCCCATTCACGCACATTTATGACACATCCGGCTCTTTTGTACCCAAATTAAAAATAACGGATAGTTATGGTTGCAGCGATAGCTTTATGTTGAATGTGCCAATAATTGTAACCAACCCCAAAGCTGCTTTTGTAGCATCAGACACTTTAGTTTGCTCTTCTTCTACTGTTATTTTCAATAATAATTCAACCGGCAGCAGTTTAACATATGCGTGGTCGTTAGGCGATGGCAATATATCTATTCAAAAAAATCCATCAATATCATATGCAGATGGTGTTTATACTGTAAAGCTGGTAGTTACTGATAATAATGGCTGTACTGATTCTTTGCAAAAAAACAATTATATAACCGTTCAAACTGCAAAAGCATTATTTATATTAGATGACTCTGTAACATCCTGCCCTCCGTTAAATGTTCATTTCACCAACAACTCCATAAACGATACTGCCGTAATATGGTCTTTTGGAGATGGAGCTACAAGTACGACCAACAATCCTGTTCACACGTTTTCAACCCCTGGCAAATACATTATTACATTAATTGCTAAAGGACCGGGGGGATGTGCAGACAGTGCTAAAAGTACTGTTGAGATATTCTCGCCGCTTGTTTCTGTAACATATAGTCCGTTGATAAGTTGTTCCGGCTTAACTGCAACATTCCATGCAAGTTCTTCGGGTCCCATGGATTCTTATTCCTGGAATTTTGGGGATGGAGACACAGCGATCTCTATTTCTCCGGATACTACGCACGATTACATTACTCCCGGGAATTATTTGCCTAAGTTGATCGCAAACGATCCATCGGGATGTAAGATCGCTGCAAATAATACCGACTCTATTCACATTATTAAAAGCTTTGTAGCTTTTAAAGCAATAGATTCTTCTGTTTGCTTTGGCAATGCCATTACGTTCGCAGATAATACTAGCTCAACAGGCATTATTGCTTCTTATCATTGGGATTTTGGTGACGGAGATACTTCATCTCTTCCAAATCCTGTGCATGCTTATGCTGCTACAGGAGCTTATACAATCAACTTAAAGGTTACCACAACTAACGGCTGCATAGATTCTCTTGTAAAGAATAATTATATACATGTTTATGGACCTAAAGCAAAATTCGGAGTATCTGCAAATGCAGGCTGCCAACCTTTATCTGTAAATTTTTTAGATAGTTCCGGTACGGATGGAATAAACACTATTACCAACTGGCAATGGAACTATGGTGATAGCATTATTGAAAATCTTATAATTCCTCCTTTTACTCATATATATAATTTTGGATCTTTTATCCCTTCTTTAAAAGTAACGGATGCATTCGGATGTAGTGACAGCATTACATTAGCCAATCAAATTTTTGTGACCAATCCTAAAGCGGTTTTTTATGCCTCTGACTCACTGATTTGCTCTTCCACTTCAATTACATTCAATAACATTTCAACAGGCAATAACTTAACATATGCATGGTCGCTAGGCTCAGGAGCTTCTTCTGCACAAAGTCCAACTACAACGTACCCAACTGACGGGATCTATTCCGTAAAATTGGTAGTTACCGATATTAATGGCTGTAAAGATTCTCTGCAAAAAGATAATTATATAACTGTTCGAACAGTAAAAGCAGCATTCACGTTAAATGATTCTCTTACTTCCTGCGCTCCTTTGAATGTTCAATTCACTAATAGCTCGGTTAACGACACCGGCTTTGTATGGCATTTTGGAGATGGTTCTACCAGCACTGTTCAAAATCCTTCTCATAGCTTTACAGATTCAGGAACTTTTGTGGTAACATTAGTAGCTCAAGGTCCGGGCGGTTGTGTTGATAGCGCTAAACATACGGTTAAAGTATTTTCTCCGAAAGTATCTTTAGCTTATAGTCCGTTAAACAGCTGCTCGGGATTAAATGCAACTTTCCATATTACATCAACAGGTCCAATTGTCTCTTATACCTGGGATTTTGGAGATGGAGACACCGCCACAACAACTACTATAGATACAACTCATAATTATAGTACGCCGGGAAATTATTTACCGAAAGTATTTGCCAACGATATCTCTGGATGCAAGATTCCGGCAATTGGAACAGATAGCATACATATTACCAAAAGCAATGTAAGTTTCTTTACAAGTGACTCTGCGGCTTGTTTAGCAAGCGCTGTTCACTTTAGCGACGCAACTACTTCTACAGGTAATATCATTTCATATCATTGGGATTTTGGCGATGGAACTGCTTCAGTGCAACAAAACCCAATACACACGTATGCTTCAACCGGAACATACAGTATTAAGCTTACTGTAACAACGATCGAGGGTTGTATCGATTCGCTTTCAAAAACTAATTATGTTCATGTATATGGACCCAAAGCTAAATTCGGAGTTTCGGCAACTAAAGGCTGTCAGCCTTTATCTATCAATTTTTTAGATAGCTCCACTACAGACGGAATAAATTCCATTACCAACTGGCAATGGAATTATGGAGACGGAACTATTGAAAATCTTACAACATTACCTTTTGCCCATGTATACAATTTCGGTTCTTTTACTCCTTCATTAAAAGTAACAGATACCTTTGGATGCAGCGATAGCATTACATTGAACAACCAGATTTTCATAACCAATCCTAAAGCAGGTTTTTATGCATCTGATTCTTTAGCCTGTTCTTCTACGCAGGTAACATTCAATAATGTTTCATCAGGCAATAACTTAACGTATGCATGGTCGTTAGGCTCAGGAACTTCTTCTGCACAAAACCCAACCACTACTTACCCTGCAGATGGAACTTATTCTGTAAAACTGGTAATTACCGATATTAATGGCTGTAAAGATTCTTTACAAAAGGATAATTACATAAACGTACAAACAGCAAAAGCATCTTTTACTTTAGATGATTCAGCTACTTCTTGTCCTCCTTTAAATGTACAGTTTACCAATACCAGCATTAATGCAAATTCTATACAATGGAATTTTGGTGATGGTGCAACAAGTACAAATGCAAATCCAACACATAGTTATTCTACTTCCGGCACATATATCGTTACATTGATCACCAATGGAGCGGGAGGATGTATAGACAGTTCCAAACATACTGTCCAGATTTTCTCTCCAAATATTTCTTTAAGTTACAGTCCGTTAAATAGTTGCTCAACATTAAATGCAACATTTCATGCTACCTCTACGGGTCCAATAACATCTTACACCTGGAATTTTGGAGATGGAGATACTGCAGCAAGCGTTAATCCGGATATAACACATTTGTACAGCACTCCGGGTGTATACCTGCCTAAAATAACAGCGCATGATATTTCAGGTTGTAGCATACCCGTAACCGGTAGTGATAGCATTCATATAACTAAAAGCAATGTCAACTTTACGGCCAATGATACTGTAGTTTGCAGTGGCGAAGCAATTGGGTTTACCAACGCAGTAACCTCTACTTCTTCCATCGCATCTTATCAATGGAATTTTGGAGATGGAACGATATCATCTCAACCAAACCCAACACATAAGTATATTTCCGCAGGAATTTATTCTGTTAAATTAGTTGTTACTACAATAAACGGTTGTGCTGATTCTATTACGAAGAATAATTACATCAAGGTAAACACCGTTCCTGATATAAGCATTACCAAGCCTGTATCAGGCTGTGTACAAGTCCCTGTGACCTTCAACGGTGTTTGGAATAATGCAGATACATCTACCATACATTGGTCGTGGACATTTGGCAATGGCAATACATCAGCCTTGCAAAATCCGGTTACGCAATTATATAATACCGCAGGTAATTTCCCTGTACTTTTAATTGCTCAATCTTTAAGCGGCTGTGCAGATACAAGTTCTACAAGTATTTCTATAAATGGTTCGCCGGTAGTAGATGCAGGAAGCAACGTAAATATCTGTTCCGGTGCACAGGCACAATTAAATGCAATCGGAGCCATTTCATATACCTGGTCACCGGCTACTAATTTAAGCTGTACCAATTGTGCCAACCCTGTTGCAACACCTGCTAATGATATAACGTATTATGTAAAAGGAGTTGCAGCAAACGGATGTGAGAATACGGATTCTGTTTCTATCAAAATTAATGGCAGGTTTACATTAACCGTAACACCCAAAACTGATTCCTTATGCTTTGGACAATCGACACAATTAACCGCATCCGGTGGAGGCAAATACATATGGAGTCCTGCTTATAAACTAAGCAATCCGGGAATAAATAATCCTGTAGCAACACCTGATTCAAGCATTACCTATAAAGTAGTAGCAACCGATAACAATAATTGCTATAAAGATTCTGCCACAGTAAAAATTTCTGTATTTGCTTATCCAGTAGTAAATGCCGGTCCAGACAAAAGAGTGTTCCTCGGAGAGCCGGTAACACTATCTCCTTTTTATTCAACTGATATAAATTCCTGGACCTGGACACCTTCAACCGATTTAAGTTGTTCAAGCTGTCCTAACCCTACTGCATCTGTACAAAAAAGTACTACTTATACTGTCAAAGTAATGAATGCGGCAGGTTGTACGGCACAGGATGAAATAAAGATAATATTACCTTGCGAAGGCAGCATTTTCATTCCCAATACCTTCTCTCCTAATGGAGATAAAGTGAATGATGTTTTTTATCCAAGAGGAACTGACGTGT